Within the Roseicitreum antarcticum genome, the region GTTTCCGCCAATGCCGTCACGCTGACCGGTCTGGCGCTGGGGCTTCTGGCAGCGGCTGCAATTTACGTAGGGGTGTTCTGGCTGGCATTGGGGCTGATACTGGCGTCAAGGCTGGCGGATGGTCTGGACGGGGCCGTTGCGCGTTTCCACGGTACGACTGATTTTGGCGGCTATCTCGACATCGCCTCTGACTATCTGTTTTACGGTGCTGTCCCGTTGGCATTTGTCATGCATGATCCCGCCACAAATGGGGTCGCAGGCGCGGTGTTGCTGACGAGCTTTTATGTGAATGGCGCGACGTTCCTGGGGTATTCGGTGCTGGCGGAGCGCCGCAGTATGCGCACCGCATCACATGGTGTGAAGTCGATCTACTTCACGGCTGGACTGTTGGAAGGAACAGAAACAATCGCGCTT harbors:
- a CDS encoding CDP-alcohol phosphatidyltransferase family protein encodes the protein MFDRQLRPYIDPPLNILGGHLAVSGVSANAVTLTGLALGLLAAAAIYVGVFWLALGLILASRLADGLDGAVARFHGTTDFGGYLDIASDYLFYGAVPLAFVMHDPATNGVAGAVLLTSFYVNGATFLGYSVLAERRSMRTASHGVKSIYFTAGLLEGTETIALFIAFCLWPGWVAELSWAFAGLCFYTAISRVVLAYKVFSN